TTATGCTGCCGAGTTGTACGATCGCTTCTGTGAGGAGAATGACGAGCATCCCGAGCTGTACGCCTTGCTGGCGCAGACCTTTGCCGCACTGGATCGCAGCGCGAACCCCGACCTCGCGCTGCGCTGGTACGAACTGCGCCTGCTGCATTTGACCGGTTATCGCCCACAGTTGCATCGTTGCATTGTCTGCCAGGAGGTGTTGACAGAGGCCGCCGGTCGCTTCAGCCCCACCCTCGGCGGCGTGCTCTGCCCGCAGCACGAGGATGCCGACCGGGCGGCAATGCCAATGAGCGGCGCGGCCTTCCGCCTGTTACGCTACCTGCAAAGCCAGCCCCTTACGGTGGTTGAGAGCCTCCGGCTCTCCCCAGCCGTCCGGAGCGAGGCCGAGGGCCTCCTCCGGGCATATCTGCGCCGTCTCCTGGAGCGCGATCTGCGCTCGGTCGCTTTCCTGGATGAGATCCTGCGCATCGAATGAGGAGCACCGCATGGCCTACCTTGAACATCTGCTCGGTCGCGGGGAGCAGATACTCTACGTCGCCCGCCAGCATCTCTTCGTCCTGATCGCCAATATCGTGACCGAACTGGCGCTGATCGCCTTGCTCGTCGCCGCCGGTATGGCCTCGCATATGGCCTTTGATACTAGCACGCTCACCTTCGGCGGCATCACCGCCAGCAACCTGATCCTGCTGATCTGCGTCGGCATCAGCCTGGCGGTGTTGTTCAGCAGTTTCCTCGACTTTCTGCGCTGGAATAATGAACAGCACGTCGTGACCGACCGGCGCCTGCTCCAGGTGCAGGGAGTGCTGAGCAAACGGGTGAATGACGTGGCGCTGGAGAAGATCAACGAGGTCACGTTGCACCAGAGTTTCACCGGGCGCCTGCTGAACTTCGGCACAGTCACGGTCTTTACGGCTTCAGGCGATCCGGGCGTCAATGTCCTTGATCGCATCGAGTCGCCGCTGGCCTTCCAACGGGCGCTGCTCGAAGCCAGGCGCCAGTTGGAGCAGAACTACCGTTTCTTCGACCGCATCTATCGCGCTGCCCCGGCGCCCATCGCCTCCGCGCCGGCCGAGGTGCAGCGCACGCTGGAAGAACTGGCCGCGCTACGTGACCGCGGCATTCTCTCGATTGACGAGTTTGAGGCCCGCAAGCGCGAGTTGTTGAGCCGGCGGCGGTGATCCTCACCCTCCCCCCGGCCCCTTCCCTCTCCACCAAAGGTGAAGAGGGAGGGGGCGCCACGCAGCGCGCGGCGGGGAAGGGTGAGGAGCAATACCCTACCGGCAGGTGGAGGAGGAGGATGGGGAAACCAGGTCTCCCCACGCCCCTGCCGATGAAGTGACACGATCCTCCGGGTTGCAGTGCGAAGGCCCGGTTGTTGCCCGGCGAGGCAGTATGGAGGTTTATGATCGCATCGAACAGGCGCGGGCGAGGATCGCCGAGCGGCTGGCGCTCACGCCGCGGGTCGGCCTGATCCTCGGCTCGGGGCTGGGCGCGCTGGCTGATGCCCTGGAGCAGGCTGTTGTCATACCCTACCAGGACATTCCCGGGTTTCACCAGCCGAAGGTGGCGGGCCATCGCGGCGAGCTGGCGGTGGGCTTGCTGAGCGGCCAGCCGGTGGCGGCGCTCCGCGGGCGCTTCCACTTCTACGAAGGCTATACAATGCAAGAGGTGACCTTCCCGGTGCGCGTGCTGCGCGCTCTGGGATGCGACACGCTCATTGTCACCAATGCCGCGGGCGGGCTGCGTCCCGACTGGCAGGTCGGCGATATTATGCGCATCAGCGACCAGATCTTTCTGCCGGGTATGGCCGGCCACCATCCCCTGATTGGCCCGAACGACGACCGACTCGGGCCGCGCTTCCCAGCAATGGTCGGGGCCTTCGACGACGAGTTAGCGGCGCTGGCCCGCGCCGTCGCCGCGGAGCAGGGAACGCCATTGCGCGAAGGGGTATACTGTATGGTAGCCGGGCCGAGTTTCGAGAGCGCCGCCGAGTTGCGCCTGCTGCGCGCCCTCGGCGCCGACGCGGTGGGAATGTCCACCGCTCCCGAGGTGGTGGTGGCGCACCACGGCGGCATGCGCATCCTGGGCCTCTCGCTGATCACCAATCTGGCCCTGCCTGATGGCCCGCCGGCCAATCACGAGGAAGTGCTCGCCGCTGGCGAGCAGGCGCGGCCCCGCTTCGCCGCGCTGATCCAGGGGGTGCTGGCGAGGATGACCTGAGGAGGTGCGGAGATGTGGAGGTGCATAGCATAGCTCTACAGCTCAACACCTCCACACCTCCACACCTCCACACCTCTACACCTCCACACCTCTCCACAGAGTTACCAGGCAAGGAGACAGCCTATGCGCCCTCTGACCCCCCTGGAACGCATTGAAGCAATGGACGCGGCGGTGCGCGACCGGCTGGCGACGTACTGGATCGCCAGCGTTGAGGAGTTCTACGCCACGGTGCGTTCGAGCAACCAGCAGTATGGCACGGGAGTGCAGGCCCTGGCGGTGGCGCTGGAGCTTCCCGAAGAGCGGGTGCGCGCGCTGGCCGAGGCGGCCCTGCCGTTGCTGCCCGAGGGCGTCTCCTTCAGCGTGCCGGTCGAACTGGAGGTCGGCGCGGGTCTGGTGATTGACGCCTACGAGGACGTGGAGGTCGCGGCGTTCGCCCCGCCCACAACGTTGCCCGCACGGGTCGATCCGCCAGCGCACCTGCCGCCGCCCGGCAATCAGGGGGTGCGCAATTCCTGCGTGGCCTTCACCCTGGCCGCCCTCTTTCAGGCCCGCAGCGGCGATCCGACCGATCTCTCCGAGCAGTTCCTCTACTGGGCCTGTAAGGAGCGCGACGGCATTCGCGGCGACGTGGGCACCGATCCGCTCGTGGGTGTGCGGGTGTTGCAGGATCTGGGCATCTGCACCGAGACCACCTGGCCTTACCGCCCCGCTCCCAGCGACCCCATCCGCCCCGGTCACGAGCGCCCGCCCGCGCAGGCCTTCGACGAGGCCCGATTGCGCCGCGTGACCGCATTTCGGAAACTGCCGGCGAAGGGGGTGTTGCAGATCAAGGAGGCCCTGGCGCAGGGCCACCCGGTGCTGCTCGGCCTGTACATCTGGGAGCACTGGAACGGCTCGTGGCAGGGGCGCGCCCTGGGGCGCGTGCGCTTTCCGCTGCCCGGCGAGGCGCGGCGGGGCGGCCACGCCGTGGCCGTGCTGGGCTACCGTGACGACGCGGACGC
This DNA window, taken from Chloroflexaceae bacterium, encodes the following:
- the recO gene encoding DNA repair protein RecO is translated as MGERIYRTEALILRRSDFGEADRLMLLATPDGKRRVLAKGIRKTTSKLAGHLELFTRVGLLLAIGRTFDIITQSDIRDSHGTLRAELPRLSCAYYAAELYDRFCEENDEHPELYALLAQTFAALDRSANPDLALRWYELRLLHLTGYRPQLHRCIVCQEVLTEAAGRFSPTLGGVLCPQHEDADRAAMPMSGAAFRLLRYLQSQPLTVVESLRLSPAVRSEAEGLLRAYLRRLLERDLRSVAFLDEILRIE
- a CDS encoding PH domain-containing protein; protein product: MAYLEHLLGRGEQILYVARQHLFVLIANIVTELALIALLVAAGMASHMAFDTSTLTFGGITASNLILLICVGISLAVLFSSFLDFLRWNNEQHVVTDRRLLQVQGVLSKRVNDVALEKINEVTLHQSFTGRLLNFGTVTVFTASGDPGVNVLDRIESPLAFQRALLEARRQLEQNYRFFDRIYRAAPAPIASAPAEVQRTLEELAALRDRGILSIDEFEARKRELLSRRR
- a CDS encoding purine-nucleoside phosphorylase — protein: MEVYDRIEQARARIAERLALTPRVGLILGSGLGALADALEQAVVIPYQDIPGFHQPKVAGHRGELAVGLLSGQPVAALRGRFHFYEGYTMQEVTFPVRVLRALGCDTLIVTNAAGGLRPDWQVGDIMRISDQIFLPGMAGHHPLIGPNDDRLGPRFPAMVGAFDDELAALARAVAAEQGTPLREGVYCMVAGPSFESAAELRLLRALGADAVGMSTAPEVVVAHHGGMRILGLSLITNLALPDGPPANHEEVLAAGEQARPRFAALIQGVLARMT